One Prevotella intermedia ATCC 25611 = DSM 20706 DNA window includes the following coding sequences:
- a CDS encoding alpha-L-fucosidase, producing the protein MKRIITTSLLGIALTTPIFAQTNGQQQERNNRLLTPPSVPEKYVPTAENLAARKRFEGFRFGIFLHWGIYSTFAQGEWYLNGKINKDEYAKAASAFYPSYFDANAWVSAIKDSGAKYITFTSRHHDSFSMFKTKESNYNIVDATPFKRDVLKELADACHKQDIDLHIYYSILDWIREDYPIGRTGLYTGRNLKPNYDTYFNFMKGQVSELLHNYGKVGAIWLDGYWDHDSDSIPFDWRMEEFYRYIHDIQPACLIGNNHHITPIDGEDFQMFERDLPGENKAGLSGQAISRLPLEACQTMNGMWGYKVSDINYKSTNQLIELLVRSAAKGSNLLLNIGPQPNGELPALALDRLQGIGKWLQQYGETIYETMAGDVAEADWGVSTSKGKKTYLHIFKQDAETISCAFSAKPKRVIDFISRQPLSHSYDKKTKTLTVHIDNHKNVVDYVIEIEK; encoded by the coding sequence ATGAAAAGAATAATTACTACATCGTTATTAGGCATTGCATTGACAACACCCATCTTTGCACAAACAAACGGCCAACAACAAGAAAGAAACAATCGGTTACTAACACCTCCAAGTGTTCCCGAAAAGTACGTTCCTACTGCTGAAAACCTTGCAGCACGCAAGAGGTTTGAAGGATTTCGCTTCGGAATATTCCTGCATTGGGGCATTTACAGCACCTTTGCACAAGGCGAATGGTACTTGAACGGCAAAATAAACAAAGACGAATACGCCAAGGCTGCATCGGCTTTCTATCCATCGTATTTCGATGCCAATGCTTGGGTAAGTGCCATTAAGGACTCTGGAGCAAAGTATATTACTTTCACATCGCGCCACCACGACAGCTTCTCAATGTTCAAAACGAAGGAAAGCAACTACAATATCGTAGACGCAACACCCTTCAAGCGTGATGTGCTGAAAGAACTTGCCGATGCCTGCCATAAGCAAGATATAGACCTGCACATATATTATTCTATTCTCGATTGGATACGCGAGGACTATCCCATCGGCAGAACAGGTCTCTACACAGGCAGAAACCTAAAGCCCAACTACGATACTTACTTCAACTTTATGAAAGGACAAGTAAGCGAATTGCTCCACAACTACGGCAAAGTGGGTGCTATTTGGTTGGACGGTTATTGGGACCACGACAGCGACAGTATTCCGTTCGATTGGCGTATGGAAGAGTTCTACCGTTACATTCACGATATTCAGCCTGCCTGCTTGATAGGCAATAACCACCACATAACGCCAATAGACGGTGAGGATTTCCAAATGTTTGAGCGCGATTTACCTGGCGAAAACAAGGCAGGACTGTCTGGTCAGGCTATCAGTCGCCTACCTCTCGAAGCCTGCCAGACGATGAATGGCATGTGGGGATACAAGGTTTCAGACATCAATTACAAATCAACCAACCAACTTATAGAACTCCTCGTGCGTTCGGCAGCTAAGGGAAGCAACCTCTTGCTCAACATCGGTCCACAGCCAAACGGCGAACTTCCTGCGCTTGCACTCGACCGTTTGCAAGGCATTGGCAAATGGTTGCAACAGTATGGAGAAACCATTTACGAAACAATGGCAGGCGATGTGGCAGAAGCCGATTGGGGTGTGAGCACATCAAAGGGCAAGAAAACCTACCTACACATATTTAAACAAGACGCTGAAACCATTTCGTGCGCATTCTCGGCAAAGCCTAAACGCGTTATCGACTTCATTTCTCGCCAGCCACTTTCGCACAGTTACGACAAAAAAACAAAAACACTTACCGTCCACATCGACAACCATAAGAACGTCGTAGATTATGTAATAGAAATAGAGAAATAA
- a CDS encoding transglutaminase domain-containing protein yields MALPDKTDYSKAFYEENIALTLQARREMPWGKTIPEREFKHFVLPVRVNNENLDESRKVFYAELKNRVKHLSMKDAILEVNHWCHEKVTYRPTDGRTSSPLASVCTAYGRCGEESTFLVAALRSVGIPARQVYTPRWAHTDDNHAWVEAWADGKWYFLGACEPEPILNLGWFNESASRGMLMHTKVFGDYDGPEEVMSKTPLYTEINVISNYAPTAEVKVVVVDENGKRVKGAKVEFKLYNYAEFYSVAKKTTNDNGVATLTAGKGDMIVWASKDGKVGIDKVSFGKTKELRLVLKRNGLPQTKTWDITPPSISTVLPNVTDAQRAENTKRLAYEDSIRQAYEATMKDKSRGNYATIQTFLREAKNKEMAQRLLDVISEKDLRDVQLEVLKDHEVAETNTSELYCKYVMNPRIEIEWLSPYRHFLAEKMANIKTPQALIAWCKSNIVIDETHNPQRLRMLPMSVWREKKTDKLGRAIFFVAAARSLGFPARINEINGKLQYNANGAWVDVEFDGKQAEKSVPKGKLLLAYKPTKYNDNPKYYSHFTLSKIENGVAQLLTYPEDATWKADFEKGAELEEGTYMLITGTRMASGQVLAETHLFTIKAGGETRLPFTMRESEDAVQVIGSFNAEDIYHDMATNTDKSLLSTAGRGYYMVGIVAPNQEPTNHTLRDISTYKAQFEKWGRKMIFLFEDADHLSRFNFKEFDNLPSNVVWGTDVDKKIVSEIREQMKLTSPSLPIFLICDSFNRVVYIQQGYTINIGEQILKVIGKL; encoded by the coding sequence ATGGCTTTGCCCGACAAAACCGATTATAGCAAAGCTTTTTACGAGGAAAACATTGCGCTGACATTGCAGGCACGCCGTGAAATGCCGTGGGGAAAGACCATTCCCGAACGCGAGTTTAAACATTTTGTGCTGCCTGTTCGTGTGAACAACGAGAACTTGGACGAAAGCCGCAAAGTGTTTTACGCAGAACTAAAGAACCGTGTGAAGCATCTTTCGATGAAAGATGCAATCTTGGAAGTGAACCATTGGTGCCACGAAAAAGTTACCTATCGTCCGACTGATGGCCGCACAAGCAGTCCGTTGGCTTCGGTTTGCACGGCATACGGCAGATGTGGCGAAGAGAGTACCTTCCTCGTTGCCGCTCTCAGGTCGGTTGGCATACCTGCCCGACAAGTGTATACGCCACGTTGGGCGCATACCGACGATAATCACGCATGGGTAGAAGCGTGGGCAGACGGTAAATGGTATTTCCTCGGAGCGTGCGAGCCTGAGCCTATTCTTAACTTAGGTTGGTTCAACGAAAGTGCCTCTCGTGGTATGCTTATGCACACGAAAGTGTTTGGCGATTACGATGGTCCTGAAGAAGTAATGAGCAAGACTCCGCTCTACACGGAGATAAATGTAATCAGCAATTATGCGCCTACGGCAGAGGTAAAAGTAGTAGTTGTAGACGAAAACGGCAAGCGTGTGAAAGGCGCAAAGGTGGAATTTAAACTCTACAACTATGCCGAATTTTACTCTGTTGCAAAGAAAACAACCAACGACAACGGTGTGGCTACGCTTACAGCAGGTAAGGGCGATATGATAGTCTGGGCATCTAAAGACGGCAAGGTAGGCATTGACAAGGTTTCGTTTGGCAAGACCAAGGAACTGCGCCTTGTGTTAAAGCGCAACGGATTGCCTCAAACAAAGACTTGGGACATTACGCCACCATCGATAAGCACTGTTCTTCCGAATGTTACCGATGCACAACGAGCAGAAAATACAAAGCGTTTAGCTTACGAAGACTCTATCCGTCAGGCATACGAAGCTACGATGAAAGACAAGTCGCGTGGCAATTATGCAACCATTCAGACTTTCTTGCGCGAGGCGAAGAATAAGGAAATGGCACAGCGTCTGTTAGATGTTATTTCGGAAAAAGACCTTCGCGACGTGCAGTTAGAGGTGTTGAAAGACCACGAAGTTGCCGAAACAAACACTTCGGAACTCTATTGCAAGTACGTAATGAACCCTCGTATAGAAATAGAATGGCTATCGCCTTATCGCCATTTCTTGGCAGAAAAGATGGCAAATATAAAGACTCCGCAAGCTCTTATAGCGTGGTGTAAGTCGAACATCGTAATTGATGAGACCCACAACCCACAACGATTGCGTATGCTGCCTATGAGTGTTTGGCGCGAAAAGAAAACCGACAAGTTGGGTAGGGCAATCTTCTTTGTAGCTGCTGCCCGCAGTTTAGGTTTCCCTGCACGCATCAATGAAATCAACGGAAAACTGCAATACAATGCCAACGGTGCTTGGGTAGATGTGGAATTTGACGGCAAACAGGCTGAAAAGAGTGTGCCAAAGGGTAAGTTGTTGTTAGCATACAAGCCGACAAAGTATAACGATAACCCTAAATATTACAGCCATTTCACGTTGAGTAAAATAGAAAATGGTGTTGCACAGCTTCTTACTTATCCAGAAGATGCTACGTGGAAAGCCGACTTTGAGAAAGGTGCTGAATTAGAAGAAGGCACCTATATGCTCATTACGGGTACACGTATGGCAAGCGGACAGGTGTTGGCTGAAACCCATTTGTTCACGATAAAGGCTGGCGGAGAAACACGTTTGCCGTTCACGATGCGCGAAAGCGAAGATGCTGTGCAGGTGATTGGCAGTTTCAATGCCGAAGACATCTACCACGATATGGCGACCAACACCGACAAGAGCTTGTTGTCTACGGCAGGCAGAGGCTACTATATGGTGGGCATTGTTGCACCAAACCAAGAACCAACCAACCATACCTTGCGCGACATCAGCACCTATAAGGCGCAGTTTGAGAAGTGGGGACGCAAGATGATTTTCCTTTTTGAAGATGCCGACCATCTGTCTCGCTTCAATTTCAAGGAGTTCGACAACCTTCCTTCTAACGTTGTATGGGGCACAGATGTTGATAAGAAGATTGTAAGCGAAATACGCGAGCAAATGAAACTAACAAGTCCGTCGCTCCCAATATTCCTGATTTGCGATAGCTTCAATCGTGTTGTATATATTCAACAAGGCTATACAATTAATATAGGTGAGCAGATTTTGAAAGTTATAGGAAAGTTGTAA
- a CDS encoding 1-acyl-sn-glycerol-3-phosphate acyltransferase has protein sequence MLKKLASWLLYKRMKWKKEVTVDFPDKFIICLAPHTSNWDFLIGLLYSRAEGIKSNFLMKKEWFFWPLGILFKRMGGIPVFRSKHTSMTDHLAEHAVKADSFGLCITPEGTRSLNPEWKKGFYYIALKANIPIFLYGLDYKQKTIVCNQSIVPSGDIEEDMKTIKLYFKDFKGKHPELFTIGEIKE, from the coding sequence ATGCTGAAAAAACTTGCTTCATGGCTTCTTTACAAGCGTATGAAATGGAAAAAGGAAGTAACTGTCGACTTCCCCGATAAGTTTATTATATGCCTTGCTCCACACACTAGCAACTGGGACTTCCTTATCGGACTGCTTTACAGCAGGGCTGAAGGCATAAAGAGCAACTTCTTAATGAAGAAAGAGTGGTTCTTTTGGCCTTTGGGAATATTGTTTAAAAGAATGGGAGGCATACCTGTTTTCAGAAGCAAGCACACCAGTATGACCGACCATTTAGCTGAACATGCGGTAAAAGCAGACTCTTTTGGATTGTGTATTACTCCTGAAGGGACACGTTCACTAAATCCCGAATGGAAGAAAGGCTTTTATTATATAGCATTAAAAGCTAATATTCCTATCTTTCTTTATGGATTGGACTACAAACAAAAGACCATTGTATGCAACCAATCTATTGTGCCAAGTGGAGATATTGAGGAGGATATGAAAACTATTAAACTGTATTTTAAAGACTTCAAAGGCAAACACCCAGAGTTGTTTACCATAGGAGAAATAAAAGAATGA
- the prmA gene encoding 50S ribosomal protein L11 methyltransferase, translating to MKYLQITFKVSPDTELVRELLVAMAGEAGCDSFYEEEDMVKGYCLEDVFDEQTLKEGISNFILPDTKIEYKVEKAEDKNWNEEWEKAGFAPIIINERCVICSVKEENPQALIENAEGNSPLIIRIDPKQAFGSGTHETTQMIVAQLLGMDLKGKNVLDCGCGTGILSIVAGKCGARKVCGYDIDEWSVRNTIENAATNNVVLEVKEGNREVINDFDEKFDVVIANINRNILLADMPAFVEAMKPQATLILSGFYEEDVALLEEKAVSLGLKKSQCQANHLWTCLTFHRN from the coding sequence ATGAAGTACCTACAAATAACATTTAAGGTTAGTCCAGATACCGAATTAGTGCGCGAACTCTTGGTAGCAATGGCAGGTGAAGCAGGTTGCGACTCGTTTTATGAGGAAGAAGATATGGTAAAAGGATATTGTCTTGAAGATGTTTTCGACGAACAAACATTGAAAGAAGGCATTTCCAACTTTATTCTACCCGATACAAAAATAGAATATAAGGTAGAAAAAGCCGAAGATAAGAACTGGAACGAAGAATGGGAAAAGGCAGGATTTGCTCCTATTATCATCAACGAAAGATGCGTTATTTGCAGTGTAAAGGAGGAAAATCCGCAAGCATTGATAGAGAATGCAGAAGGCAATAGCCCTTTAATTATAAGGATAGACCCTAAGCAGGCTTTTGGTTCGGGCACCCACGAAACCACACAAATGATTGTTGCACAATTGTTGGGTATGGATTTAAAAGGGAAAAACGTATTGGACTGTGGCTGCGGTACGGGAATCTTGTCGATAGTAGCAGGCAAATGCGGTGCAAGAAAGGTTTGCGGATACGACATTGATGAATGGAGTGTGAGGAACACGATAGAAAACGCTGCAACCAACAATGTAGTGCTTGAAGTAAAAGAAGGTAACAGAGAGGTTATAAACGACTTCGACGAGAAGTTCGATGTTGTTATTGCGAATATAAACCGTAACATATTGCTCGCCGATATGCCTGCTTTTGTAGAAGCAATGAAGCCCCAAGCAACCTTGATTCTAAGTGGTTTCTACGAAGAAGACGTTGCTTTGTTGGAAGAAAAAGCCGTTAGTCTTGGACTGAAAAAGAGTCAATGCCAAGCGAATCACTTATGGACGTGTTTGACATTTCATCGGAATTAG
- a CDS encoding diphosphate--fructose-6-phosphate 1-phosphotransferase codes for METSALQKERASYQPKLPKALKGAVKIKEGEPTQSVDNHEEIKKLFPNTYGMPLVEFVPAEKQESFRINVGVILSGGQAPGGHNVISGLYDELKKLNPENRLFGFLMGPGGLVDHNYIEITDVLMNKYRNTGGFDLIGSGRTKLEKEEQFEKGLEIIRELDIKALVIVGGDDSNTNACVLAEYYAAKKYGVQVIGCPKTIDGDLKNDQIETSFGFDTATKTYSELIGNIARDCNSARKYWHFIKLMGRSASHIALECALQTQPNICLISEEIEAKDLSLNDIVEDIATVVARRAHDGRNYGVVLIPEGLIEFIPSIGRLIEELNDLLAEHGNDYKDLDIDAQRAYIIEHLSEGNKATFETLPEGVARQLSLDRDPHGNVQVSLIETERLISDMVAMKLNKWAKQGKYNGTFATLHHFLGYEGRCAAPSNFDADYCYSLGTSAVQLIANGKTGYMAIIKNTTEKAEDWIAGGVPITMMMNIERRNGELKPVIRKALVELDGAPFKEFVKLRSKWAKETSYIYPGPVQYWGPSDVCDQTTRTLALEQGKEVFVF; via the coding sequence ATGGAAACAAGTGCTTTGCAAAAGGAACGCGCAAGCTATCAGCCAAAACTACCAAAGGCTCTTAAAGGTGCTGTAAAGATTAAAGAAGGAGAACCTACCCAAAGTGTAGATAACCACGAAGAGATAAAGAAATTATTTCCAAATACGTATGGTATGCCTCTTGTTGAGTTCGTACCAGCTGAGAAACAAGAATCTTTTAGAATAAATGTCGGAGTGATTTTGTCAGGCGGACAGGCTCCAGGCGGACACAATGTGATTTCTGGTTTGTACGATGAACTGAAGAAGTTAAACCCTGAAAACCGTCTGTTTGGTTTCCTTATGGGTCCTGGTGGTTTGGTAGATCACAACTATATTGAGATTACCGACGTACTTATGAACAAATATAGAAATACGGGCGGCTTCGATTTGATAGGTTCTGGACGCACCAAATTGGAGAAAGAAGAACAATTTGAGAAAGGATTAGAGATAATTCGAGAGCTCGATATAAAGGCACTTGTCATAGTAGGTGGCGACGACTCAAACACGAATGCCTGTGTACTCGCAGAGTATTATGCAGCCAAGAAGTATGGAGTACAAGTTATCGGTTGTCCAAAAACAATCGATGGCGACTTGAAGAACGACCAAATAGAAACATCGTTTGGCTTCGATACAGCTACCAAGACTTATTCTGAACTGATTGGCAATATTGCGCGCGACTGCAATTCAGCACGTAAGTACTGGCACTTTATTAAGTTGATGGGACGTTCTGCCTCACACATTGCGCTTGAATGTGCTTTGCAAACGCAACCCAATATATGCTTGATTTCAGAGGAAATAGAAGCAAAGGATTTATCATTGAACGATATAGTAGAAGATATTGCAACGGTAGTGGCACGCCGTGCCCATGACGGGCGCAACTATGGCGTGGTGTTGATACCTGAAGGACTTATCGAGTTTATTCCTTCAATCGGCAGACTCATTGAAGAACTGAACGATTTGTTGGCAGAACACGGTAACGATTATAAAGACCTTGACATTGATGCACAGCGAGCTTACATCATTGAACATCTGTCAGAAGGAAACAAAGCTACATTCGAAACTCTCCCAGAAGGTGTTGCGCGCCAATTGTCGCTTGATAGAGACCCACACGGAAACGTACAAGTGTCGCTCATAGAAACCGAGAGACTCATCTCTGATATGGTGGCAATGAAGTTGAACAAGTGGGCTAAACAAGGCAAATACAATGGCACCTTTGCAACATTGCACCACTTCTTGGGCTATGAAGGTCGTTGTGCTGCTCCGTCAAACTTCGATGCAGACTATTGCTATTCGCTCGGAACTTCAGCGGTTCAGCTTATTGCTAACGGGAAAACGGGCTATATGGCAATCATTAAGAACACAACCGAAAAAGCAGAAGACTGGATAGCTGGCGGTGTGCCTATTACGATGATGATGAACATCGAACGCCGTAATGGCGAATTGAAGCCTGTTATTCGCAAAGCATTGGTGGAACTTGATGGGGCACCTTTCAAGGAATTTGTGAAGTTGCGCAGTAAGTGGGCTAAGGAAACAAGCTACATTTACCCTGGTCCTGTTCAGTATTGGGGACCGTCAGATGTTTGCGACCAAACAACGCGAACATTGGCATTGGAACAAGGTAAGGAAGTCTTCGTTTTTTAA
- a CDS encoding copper homeostasis protein CutC: MPILEVCTGSLQSVMNAVKGGAQRIELCSALSLDGLTPSLGLIKTVRTLFPELTIHALIRVREGDFCYTEEEVKAMETDIKAVLPYADAIVCGALTADGDIDIATTRRLIDACEGKPFTFHRAFDVCRNPLKALDELAALHCTRVLTSGQTPTAEAGIPALKEYVKHTEGRMTILPGGGVTPLNAKKILAETGATEIHGSASGIAENGRKETLTEVVAQILQEIK, from the coding sequence ATGCCGATATTAGAAGTTTGCACAGGAAGCCTGCAAAGCGTTATGAACGCCGTAAAGGGCGGAGCACAGCGCATAGAACTTTGTTCTGCCCTCTCGCTTGACGGACTGACACCATCGTTGGGACTTATAAAAACGGTGCGCACACTGTTTCCTGAACTCACCATTCACGCACTTATCAGAGTGCGTGAAGGCGATTTCTGTTACACCGAAGAGGAAGTCAAGGCAATGGAAACCGACATTAAAGCCGTGCTTCCATACGCCGATGCGATTGTTTGCGGAGCACTAACCGCAGATGGCGACATAGACATTGCAACCACACGCCGACTGATTGACGCCTGCGAAGGAAAGCCATTTACGTTTCACCGTGCTTTCGATGTTTGCAGAAACCCACTGAAAGCACTCGACGAACTTGCAGCACTACACTGCACACGTGTACTGACATCGGGACAAACCCCTACTGCCGAAGCAGGCATACCTGCATTGAAAGAATATGTAAAGCACACTGAAGGACGTATGACCATCTTGCCAGGCGGCGGCGTTACGCCTCTGAATGCTAAAAAGATACTCGCAGAAACAGGGGCTACCGAGATACACGGGTCGGCATCGGGAATAGCAGAAAACGGCAGAAAAGAAACGCTTACCGAAGTAGTGGCACAGATTCTTCAAGAAATAAAGTAG
- a CDS encoding hemin receptor, whose translation MKIHHYLLAATLFSLPAAAQETYENARLTGNDLHGTARYVGMGGAMEALGADISTIGTNPAGVGLFRRNTLSVSGGLLMQTNGKEFANGKKTNTSFDQIGFVYSTRASYRSNINFGFNYSKGKNFDYILNASGRLGNGSQNHQSYLKHVLGSESYGGFDVRKKNNLYTGFVDPKSNNVSWTWSQLDYLYFNTLLPNAKKEGDFKSYLADSYVFDKANTGYIGNYDFNISGSIEDRVYLGVTFGLKDVNYESESRYAEKLSNGVGDVTVRDIRRITGTGFDLTAGIIVRPALESPFRFGAYLKTPTWYDLTTENTTRIDRNTNTGGKNDWGEVPNKYDYKMWTPWKFGVSLGHTVGNYLALGLTYEYEDHASTNTRINDGGYYDGLYDEYFETSSPDKGMNKHTEQALQGVSTLKMGAEFKPTNDFALRLGYNYISPKYNKDAQKDPTVVSPGSSYSSATDFVNWEATNRFTFGVGYQVNKFNIDLAYQYSAQKGTFYPFSTMNFDVKDTATGKTTSYSNEAAGTKVDNNKGQILLTVGYRF comes from the coding sequence ATGAAAATACATCATTATTTGCTTGCAGCAACATTGTTTTCGTTGCCTGCAGCAGCACAGGAAACATACGAGAACGCTCGTTTGACGGGCAACGACCTTCACGGTACAGCCCGCTATGTAGGTATGGGTGGAGCAATGGAAGCCTTAGGAGCTGATATTTCTACCATAGGAACCAACCCTGCAGGTGTCGGTTTGTTCCGTCGCAATACGCTTTCGGTGAGCGGTGGCTTGCTTATGCAGACCAACGGCAAGGAGTTTGCCAACGGTAAAAAGACCAATACAAGTTTCGACCAGATAGGTTTTGTATATTCAACACGTGCGTCTTACCGTTCAAATATAAACTTTGGATTCAATTACAGCAAGGGTAAGAACTTCGACTATATACTGAATGCAAGCGGCAGATTAGGAAACGGTTCGCAAAACCACCAGTCTTACTTGAAGCACGTGCTTGGTTCGGAAAGCTATGGCGGCTTTGACGTTCGCAAGAAGAATAATCTATATACAGGTTTCGTAGACCCCAAGAGCAACAATGTTTCGTGGACGTGGAGCCAATTAGACTATTTGTACTTCAACACGCTGTTGCCAAACGCAAAGAAAGAGGGCGACTTCAAGAGCTATCTTGCCGATTCGTATGTCTTTGATAAGGCAAATACAGGCTATATAGGTAATTATGACTTCAATATCAGTGGTAGCATTGAAGACCGAGTGTACCTTGGTGTAACCTTCGGATTGAAGGACGTGAACTACGAATCAGAAAGCAGATACGCCGAAAAGCTGTCTAACGGAGTTGGCGATGTAACGGTTCGCGACATTCGTCGTATTACCGGTACAGGTTTCGACCTTACCGCAGGTATTATTGTGCGCCCAGCATTGGAATCTCCTTTCCGCTTTGGTGCATACCTGAAGACTCCTACTTGGTATGATTTGACTACCGAAAATACAACCCGTATTGACAGAAACACCAACACCGGTGGCAAGAACGACTGGGGCGAAGTGCCTAACAAATACGATTATAAGATGTGGACACCTTGGAAGTTTGGTGTTTCGCTCGGCCATACTGTGGGCAACTACCTTGCATTGGGCTTGACATACGAGTACGAAGACCACGCTTCAACCAACACACGCATAAACGATGGAGGCTATTACGATGGACTTTACGACGAGTATTTTGAAACTTCATCGCCCGATAAAGGTATGAACAAGCACACCGAGCAAGCCTTGCAAGGGGTAAGTACATTGAAGATGGGTGCCGAATTTAAACCAACAAACGATTTCGCACTGCGTTTAGGTTACAACTACATTAGTCCTAAGTACAACAAGGACGCACAAAAAGACCCAACGGTTGTATCTCCTGGCAGTAGCTATTCGTCTGCAACCGACTTCGTTAATTGGGAAGCAACCAATCGATTTACATTCGGTGTAGGCTATCAAGTGAACAAATTCAACATCGATTTGGCTTATCAATACAGCGCACAGAAGGGAACTTTCTATCCTTTCTCTACGATGAACTTCGATGTAAAAGACACTGCAACAGGTAAAACCACATCGTATTCCAACGAAGCAGCTGGAACAAAGGTTGATAACAATAAAGGACAAATCTTATTGACAGTGGGATACCGCTTCTAA
- a CDS encoding glycoside hydrolase family 25 protein produces the protein MDMFKTINQFRTKLREMPKRVWWIGGISIAFIYCFLLYLFLVAPSGFRWRAIYGDPEYPDGYEIHGIDISHHQGNVNWGRLRNALIEQSPLRFVFMKSTEGDSHVDRNFRANFANAKEAGLIRGAYHFWSNKSSPRRQAYFYLAMTPLEPGDLPPVLDIETKPTDISTEEFQQNVLTWLHIIEDKFHVKPIIYTYYKFKDQYLSDSRFDDYPYWIAHYYVDKMEYPGKWLFWQHTDAGKLPGIKGYVDLNIFNGSYYNLTQLLIPEPNSDEMSNTSISDSLGIDSFSVQD, from the coding sequence ATGGATATGTTCAAGACAATCAACCAATTTCGCACAAAATTGCGTGAAATGCCCAAAAGGGTATGGTGGATTGGAGGCATATCCATTGCCTTTATTTATTGCTTTTTGCTTTATTTGTTTTTGGTTGCTCCGTCAGGATTTCGCTGGCGAGCCATTTATGGCGACCCCGAGTATCCCGATGGCTACGAAATACACGGTATAGATATTAGCCACCACCAAGGCAATGTGAATTGGGGACGACTTCGCAATGCGCTCATAGAGCAGTCGCCTTTGCGATTTGTCTTTATGAAATCTACTGAAGGCGACAGCCACGTAGACAGAAACTTCCGTGCAAACTTCGCTAATGCAAAGGAAGCAGGACTTATTCGTGGTGCTTATCATTTCTGGAGCAACAAATCTTCACCCCGTCGTCAGGCTTATTTCTATTTGGCTATGACGCCTTTAGAACCAGGCGACTTGCCCCCTGTGCTGGATATAGAGACAAAACCAACCGACATCAGTACGGAAGAGTTCCAGCAAAACGTTCTTACATGGTTGCATATCATAGAAGATAAGTTCCATGTAAAGCCTATTATTTACACCTATTATAAATTTAAAGACCAATATTTGTCCGATTCTCGCTTTGACGACTATCCTTACTGGATTGCCCACTACTATGTAGACAAGATGGAATATCCTGGCAAATGGCTCTTTTGGCAACATACCGATGCCGGAAAACTGCCAGGCATAAAAGGCTATGTAGACCTTAATATCTTTAATGGGTCTTACTATAACCTGACCCAACTGCTCATTCCCGAACCTAATTCCGATGAAATGTCAAACACGTCCATAAGTGATTCGCTTGGCATTGACTCTTTTTCAGTCCAAGACTAA